In Burkholderia pseudomultivorans, the DNA window CGCGACGACGGGGCGGTTGCGCAGCACGCCGTCGACCATCGCCTGCGCGACGGTTTCGGGCTTCAGGCCGCGCATCTGGTACAGCTTCGTCGCGCGCTTGCGCAGGCGTGCTTCGTCCTGCGTGCTGGCGCCCGCGTATTGCGTCGACGCCATGATGCCGGTCTCCGCGAAACCCGGGCACACGGCCGTCACGCCGATGCCTTGCTCCGCGAGTTCCGCGCGCATGCATTCGCTGAGCATCAGCACCGCGGCCTTCGTCGTCGCATACGCGGGCAGATCGCGCGACGGACCGAACGCAGCGGCCGACGCGGTGTTGACGATGTGCCCGCCGGTGCCGCGCGCGGCCATCTGCTGCGCGAACAGCCGCGAGCCGTGGATCACGCCCCACAGGTTCACGTGAAGGATGCGCTCCCAGTGCCGCGTGCTCGTATCGAGGATGCCGCCGGCCATGCCGATGCCCGCGTTGTTGACCACCACGTCGGCGCCGCCGAGTGCGCTGCCGACCCAGGTCGCGAGCGCTTCCATCTCGTCGGCCGAGCCGACGTCGACGCGCTTCGCATGCGCCTGCGCGCCGGTCAGCCCGATCAGCAGCGCGGTGCGTTCGGCGCTCGCGAGATCGATGTCGACCGCGACGACGGTCGCGCCTTCGCGCGCGAACGCGAGCGCCGCGCAGCGGCCGATGCCGCTGCCCGCGCCGGTGACGACCGCGACCTTGCCGCTGAAGCGACCGCTCGTTGCGCGGCGACGCGCGTTCGCGAGTGCGGGCGGCTCGTCGCCCGATTCGACCGCGTCGATCAGCTGTTCGGCGAGGCCGGCGAAGCGCGCGGGATCGGCGAGCGGCAGCCAGTGGCCGGCCGCGACTTCGCGGCGGTAGTAGTGCGGCACCCAGCGCGACAGGTTCTCGGACAGCGCGGGGCTCACGTATTTGTCACGGAGCGGCACGATCGTCTGCACCGGCGCATGCGCATAGCGTTCGCGCGGCGTGAACAGGCAGCGGATGAAGTTCGCGCGATAGAGGCGCACGCCGCGCGCGCCGTCGTCGGCCTGCCTCGCGCGCGGCGCGACGGGCGTCTTCTCGATCCGGCGGAGCAGGCCGGGCCACGCGCGGCCGAGCCAGAGCCGCCAGCCGAGTTCGGGAATGAACGGCAGATGGAACAGGTAGACGTACCACGACCGCAACAGCTGGCCGCCGAGCTTGCCGAGCGAGGCGGGCGTCGGAGGCAGCAGGCGTTCGCGCAGCCAGAAGCCGACATGGTCTAGGCACGGCCCCGAGCACGAGGTGTACGACGCGATGCGGCCGGCGAGCCGCGGCTCGGTGACGAATTCCCAGCCCTGGATCGAGCCCCAGTCGTGCGCGATCAGGTGCACGGCGCGGCCGGGGCAGAGTGCGTCGATCACCGCGATGAAATCGTCGGTCAGCTTCGCGAGCCGGTAGTCGGCGGTGTGCTTCGGCGCGCTGGAAAGGCCGGCGCCGCGTACGTCGTAGGCGATCACGTAATGCTTGCGCGCCAGCAGCGGCGCGACCTGCTGCCAGACGCTGCTGTCGTCGGGATAGCCGTGCACGAGCACGACCGGCGAGCGGGCCGGATCGCCCCAGGTCCTGACCGCGAGCGTCAGGTCGCCGGAGGCGACGGCGGTTTCGTTGTGAAGCGATTCGAACAGGGCCAGCGGTGCTTCGTCGGAAAGAGGCTGCATCGTGAGTCCGTCGTCGGGAAGTCGGTCAGGGGGCGCGGTGCCGGTCAGGCGGTGGCCGGCGCGGTCGCGGCGGCCTGCGAGCGTTCGGCCAGCCGGCGCTGCCAGCGGCGCACGTGCGGCAGGTCGTCGTCGAGCCAGTACGCGTCGTCGTCGGTGATCACGAGCAGTTCCTCGAATTTCGCGCCGACGCCGGAAAAGCCGAGATGCGGCTCGACGGCCCACAGGCCCGGCACGGGCGCATGCTCGGAGCGCCGGTCGATCGACCACAGCGGCGACCAGCCTTGCTGCTTCGCCGTGCGGCCCTGGTCGAGCAGCAGGTTGCGCGTCGCATTCAGTCCGAAGCGCGCGACGAAGCGCGGCTTCGACAGCTTGTGGATCTTCGCGACGCGATGCGCGAGCACCTTGAACGGATACGCCTTGTGGCGCGGCTCGACGCCCTGGCGGCGGCACAGCGCGTCGACTTCCTGCGCGACCTCGGCCATCGGGCGGCGCGCCTTCACGAGCCGCACGATCATGTCGCGATGGTCCATCAGGTCGTCCTGCAGCTGCTCGAGGATCGGGTTCCTGCCGAGGCAGTGCGCGTAGCCGACGTCGGCGACGATGCCGTCGAGCACGGGCGCGACGTCGAGAATCACCGGCATGTCGGTTTCGAGCTGCCGGTTGCTCGGGAAGAACGCGAGATTGAAGCCGCCCATGTGCTTGAGGCCCGAGAAGCCTTCGAACGCGGTGCGGTCGCCGAACCATGCGAACGGCTTGTGCAGCCAGTCGTGCACGCCGTGGTCCTGCAGCCATTCGGTCAGCAGGCGGGCGGCTTCCTTCTCGGTGATGCCGGGGTAGAGCATGCCGCCGACGGTTTCGACGCAGCGGTACGCGAGCTGCTGGACCGCGCGGAATTGCGGCAGCTCGTCGAGGTGGACTTCCGGCAGCGGATGATCGGACATGGGGTGTCTCCAGGGGATGCTGATCCGGAATGGGCGTCGGTGGCCTGCTTTGTCGCCGGTTATTCAGTCAGCATTTAATGTGCCATTGGTTGATGTAATAATCATAGCCGGTTCGGCGGGGCGCGCCAGTCCCGAAGGGTGAGGATTTGTCCTAATGGAGCGGGGAAATGGAGGGGAGGCTCTAGAGGCTCGGAGCCGTGAACTGCTCAACGACAACCGATTCAGGAAACAGGATCCGGCATGACTCATCCGATTTTCGACTTGCTGACGAAGCTGGATGGCGCCCATCTAGCCTATGCACTCCGCCGCCATCGACCCGACTCGATTCTCGTTTCCGTGACGGTAGTCGGACAACGTGTCGAGATCGACGTGTTCGACGACGGACACATGGAGGTGTCCCGATTCGTGGGTAACGAGGATATTGAAGGCGGAGCCGAATTGATCGACTCCATCGTGGCGTCAGCGAGATAGCTGCGAGGCGGACCCGGACAAGACGGGCGGGAATAAAAAAAGACGCTTGCGCGTCCTTTGTCGTCTGAGGTGTTGCGCATCGTCGAGAGGCGTCCCCAGCGTTGTCGTTGGCGATCGTAGCGAACTGTCGTCGGGATGTCAAAATGCGTCGTATTGCGTTCCGGCCGTGTCATCTCCGCTGCATACCGGGCGAGATTGCGCGCAGTCGGCTTCGCGCGAGGCGCTACCACTCGGCAGACGCAGCGGGACAGTCGGCATGGGCTCGCGCGTGCCGATGCACCCCGGACCCGCACTATCCCTCCCGCTTCCCACCCCACCGCTCCAGCAACGCGCCCAGCAGATCGACCGGCAGCGGAAACACGATCGTCGAATTCTTGTCCGCCGCGATCGTCGTCAGCGTCTGCAGATAGCGCAGCTGCATCGCCTGCGGCTGCTGCGCGAGCCGCTGCGCGGCCTGCAGCAGCTTCTCGGACGCCTGCAGTTCCCCTTCCGCATGAATCACCTTCGCGCGCCGTTCGCGCTCGGCCTCGGCCTGCCGCGCGATCGCGCGGATCATCGTCTCGTTCAGGTCCACGTGCTTGATCTCGACTGTCGAGACCTTGATCCCCCATGCATCGGTCTGCGCATCGAGCGTCTTCTGGATGTCCGCGTTCAGTTGCTCGCGTTCGGCCAGCAGCGCGTCGAGCTCGTGCTTGCCGAGCACCGCGCGCAGCGTCGTCTGCGCGAGCTGGCTGGTTGCCTCGAAGAAGCGCGCGACCTGGATCACCGCCTTTTCCGGATCGACGACGCGGAAATACACGACCGCATTGACCTTCACCGACACGTTGTCGCGCGTGATCACGTCCTGCGCGGGCACGTCGAACACGACGGTGCGCAGGTCGATCCGCACGACCTGCTGGACGATCGGGATGATCAGCACGAGCCCCGGCCCCTTCACTTTCCAGAAGCGGCCGAGCATGAACACGACGCCGCGCTCGTACTCGCGGAAGATGCGGATCGACGACGCGACGAGTATCACGACGAAGACGATCAGGACGCTGCCGAAGCCGAACGTGTAACCCATCATGAAGGTTCTCCCTGGTGTTGGCGCGGCGCGGGCGCGTCGTAGAGCGGCGCGACGGTGAGCATCAGCCCGTGGCGGCCGGTCACGCGCACGCGGCAGCCGGCGGCGAGCGGCACGCTGCTCGCGACGCGCCAGCGTTCGCCGTGCACGCGCGCCCAGCCCGCGGCGGACGGCGCGGCGCCGGCTGTGCCGTGCGGCTGGTCGGGCTGCAGCCCGTCGTCGAGCACTTCGCCGATGCTGCCGACCATCGCCTCGCCGCCCGTCACGACCGGCCGGCGCCGCGCGCGCAGCGCGACGCTCGACACGCCCGCGACCAGCAGCCCGCCGCCGAGCGCGAGGCTCGCGATCACGGGCCACGGAATCCCGTAGCCGGGCACGTCGGTGTCGATCAGCATCAGCGCGCCGATCGTGAACGCGACGATCCCGCCGAAGCCGAGCACGCCGAAGGTCGGCAGGAACGCCTCGGCGACCAGGCAGCCGAGCCCGAGCAGCACCAGCCCGAGGCCCGCATAGCTGATCGGCAGCAACTGCATCGCGAACAGCCCGACCAGCAGGCAGATCGTGCCGGCGACGCCCGGCAGCACGAAGCCCGGGTTCGCGAATTCGAAGAACAGCCCGTAGATGCCGATCGTCAGCAGGATCAGCGCGACGTTCGGATCGGCGATGATCGACAGGAACCGGCTGCGCCAGTCGGGCTCGACCACGACGAGCGGCGCGTGCGCGGTCGCGATGCGCAGCGTGCCGGCCGTCGTCGTCACCGTGCGGCCGTCGAGCTGCCGCGCGAGATCGGCCGGGTCCTGCGCGATCAGGTCGACCACGTGCTGCGCGCGCGCCTCGTTCGCCGACAGGCTGACGGCTTCGCGCACCGCGCGCTCGCCCCATTCCGCGTTGCGCCCGCGCAATTGCGCGAGGCCGCGCAGATACGCGGCGGCGTCCTGCATCGCCTTGCGGATTTCGGTCGACTGCGTGTCGGCCGGCAATGCGGCCGATGCGGCGGCCGGGCGGGAGGCGCCGGATGCACTCGACGCGCCCGACGGCGGCGGCTGCGGCGTGGCCGGATTCGCGCCCGGCGCGCCGCCGATGCCGAACTGCACGGGCGACGCCGCGCCGAGATTGGTGCCCGGCGCCATCGCCGCGATGTGGCTGGCATAGACGATGTAGGTGCCCGCGCTTGCGGCCCGTGCGCCGCTCGGCGCCACGAAGGTGGCGACCGGCACCGGCGAGCCGAGGATCGCCTTGATGATCTGCCGCATCGACGTGTCGAGGCCGCCGGGCGTATCGAGCTGCAGGATCGCGAGCGGCGCGTGCTCGCGCGCCGCGCGCTTGAGCGAGCGGACGATGAAGTCGGCGCTGGCCGGCCCGATCGCGCCGTTGACCGGGATCACGATGACTGGGGGAGGCGCGACCGGCGTACCGCCTGGCGGCGCGTCGGCAGCCGGAGCCGCGACGGCCGCGCATACGACGAGCAGCGCCGCGAACAGCGCGGCGCGCGCGACCCGCGCGGACAGCGGGTGACGGGGGCGGCCGCGCGGCGGGGCAGGCGCCGGCGGCGGCGGGTGACGGTGAATGTGCATCGGGACGTCCGGGCGGCGCGCGGCCGCACGCCGTCCGGCTCGCGGAATGGGCGTTGGCCCGACGCTTAAAGATTAGGCGGTTTCAGGCGAAAGCGCGAAAGCGCGGCGCTCAGCGCGCATCGCCCATCCGCGCGAGCACTTCGTCGCGGTACTCGGCCGGACTGCGCCCGCTCCACTTGCGGAACGCGCGATAGAACGCGCTCGGCTCCGCGAAGCCCGCGGCGGCCGCGACGTCGGCGATCGAGCGCGCGGGATCGGCGAGCGCCTCGAACGCGAGGTCGCGCCGCAGCGTGTCCTTGATCGACTGGTACGCGTGGCCTTCCTGATGCAGCTTGCGACGCAGCGTCGCCTCGGCGACATAGAGCCGCGCGGCCATTCCCGCCGCGCCCGGCCACGTGGCGGGCGGCATCCCGCGCAGCACCGCGCGCACGCGCTGCGCGAGCGCGTTCGGGTTGCGGTACTTGACGATGAAGCTTGCCGGCGCATTGCGCAGGAACGTCTTCAGCGTCTTCGCGTTCTGCACGACCGGCAGCGTCGCGAATTCCGGGTCGAAGTCGACATAGGAATCGGGCTGGTTGAAGCGCATGTCGTCGCAGAACATCGACGGATATTCGTGGTCGGCCGGCGGCGTGTCGCAGCGGAAGCTGGCGTGCAGCAGCGGGATGCGCCGCCCGATCAGCCAGCAGGTCAGCCCGTAGACGATGATGAAATAGGTCGCGTACGTGAACATCGCGGGCGTCGCGCCGTTGTTGCGATGCACGAAACGCAGCCGCACGCGCTGCGGGTTCGCGTCGAGCTCCGCGTGCAGGTCGTCGAGCACGCAGTGCATGAAGTTCACCGCGCGCGCCATCGCATGCAGCCCGTCCTGCGCGGACAGCGCGGCCTGGCTCATCGCGACGAAGCTGCCGCTGCGCATCGGGTGGCGGTCCTGCCCGAAGAACTCGTCGTCGAGCGCGCGCGCGATCGCGTTCCACAGCGCGCCGTACTGCTGCGCGGACACGCGGGCGCGCGGCTGCGCGAGCAGCGCGGGCGCGATGCCGGCCTGCGCGAGCAGCGGCGCGGACGCGACGCCGCGCCGCGTGGCGAGCGCGACGCTGTAAGCCACCAGGCTGATCGCGACGGTTCCCTT includes these proteins:
- a CDS encoding SDR family oxidoreductase; amino-acid sequence: MQPLSDEAPLALFESLHNETAVASGDLTLAVRTWGDPARSPVVLVHGYPDDSSVWQQVAPLLARKHYVIAYDVRGAGLSSAPKHTADYRLAKLTDDFIAVIDALCPGRAVHLIAHDWGSIQGWEFVTEPRLAGRIASYTSCSGPCLDHVGFWLRERLLPPTPASLGKLGGQLLRSWYVYLFHLPFIPELGWRLWLGRAWPGLLRRIEKTPVAPRARQADDGARGVRLYRANFIRCLFTPRERYAHAPVQTIVPLRDKYVSPALSENLSRWVPHYYRREVAAGHWLPLADPARFAGLAEQLIDAVESGDEPPALANARRRATSGRFSGKVAVVTGAGSGIGRCAALAFAREGATVVAVDIDLASAERTALLIGLTGAQAHAKRVDVGSADEMEALATWVGSALGGADVVVNNAGIGMAGGILDTSTRHWERILHVNLWGVIHGSRLFAQQMAARGTGGHIVNTASAAAFGPSRDLPAYATTKAAVLMLSECMRAELAEQGIGVTAVCPGFAETGIMASTQYAGASTQDEARLRKRATKLYQMRGLKPETVAQAMVDGVLRNRPVVAVGGEAHALRFVGRFMPWLGRMIARVSMASH
- a CDS encoding M24 family metallopeptidase; translated protein: MSDHPLPEVHLDELPQFRAVQQLAYRCVETVGGMLYPGITEKEAARLLTEWLQDHGVHDWLHKPFAWFGDRTAFEGFSGLKHMGGFNLAFFPSNRQLETDMPVILDVAPVLDGIVADVGYAHCLGRNPILEQLQDDLMDHRDMIVRLVKARRPMAEVAQEVDALCRRQGVEPRHKAYPFKVLAHRVAKIHKLSKPRFVARFGLNATRNLLLDQGRTAKQQGWSPLWSIDRRSEHAPVPGLWAVEPHLGFSGVGAKFEELLVITDDDAYWLDDDLPHVRRWQRRLAERSQAAATAPATA
- a CDS encoding slipin family protein codes for the protein MMGYTFGFGSVLIVFVVILVASSIRIFREYERGVVFMLGRFWKVKGPGLVLIIPIVQQVVRIDLRTVVFDVPAQDVITRDNVSVKVNAVVYFRVVDPEKAVIQVARFFEATSQLAQTTLRAVLGKHELDALLAEREQLNADIQKTLDAQTDAWGIKVSTVEIKHVDLNETMIRAIARQAEAERERRAKVIHAEGELQASEKLLQAAQRLAQQPQAMQLRYLQTLTTIAADKNSTIVFPLPVDLLGALLERWGGKREG
- a CDS encoding NfeD family protein, with amino-acid sequence MHIHRHPPPPAPAPPRGRPRHPLSARVARAALFAALLVVCAAVAAPAADAPPGGTPVAPPPVIVIPVNGAIGPASADFIVRSLKRAAREHAPLAILQLDTPGGLDTSMRQIIKAILGSPVPVATFVAPSGARAASAGTYIVYASHIAAMAPGTNLGAASPVQFGIGGAPGANPATPQPPPSGASSASGASRPAAASAALPADTQSTEIRKAMQDAAAYLRGLAQLRGRNAEWGERAVREAVSLSANEARAQHVVDLIAQDPADLARQLDGRTVTTTAGTLRIATAHAPLVVVEPDWRSRFLSIIADPNVALILLTIGIYGLFFEFANPGFVLPGVAGTICLLVGLFAMQLLPISYAGLGLVLLGLGCLVAEAFLPTFGVLGFGGIVAFTIGALMLIDTDVPGYGIPWPVIASLALGGGLLVAGVSSVALRARRRPVVTGGEAMVGSIGEVLDDGLQPDQPHGTAGAAPSAAGWARVHGERWRVASSVPLAAGCRVRVTGRHGLMLTVAPLYDAPAPRQHQGEPS
- a CDS encoding AraC family transcriptional regulator, with translation MKQEDKGTVAISLVAYSVALATRRGVASAPLLAQAGIAPALLAQPRARVSAQQYGALWNAIARALDDEFFGQDRHPMRSGSFVAMSQAALSAQDGLHAMARAVNFMHCVLDDLHAELDANPQRVRLRFVHRNNGATPAMFTYATYFIIVYGLTCWLIGRRIPLLHASFRCDTPPADHEYPSMFCDDMRFNQPDSYVDFDPEFATLPVVQNAKTLKTFLRNAPASFIVKYRNPNALAQRVRAVLRGMPPATWPGAAGMAARLYVAEATLRRKLHQEGHAYQSIKDTLRRDLAFEALADPARSIADVAAAAGFAEPSAFYRAFRKWSGRSPAEYRDEVLARMGDAR